One window of Saimiri boliviensis isolate mSaiBol1 chromosome 4, mSaiBol1.pri, whole genome shotgun sequence genomic DNA carries:
- the H4C2 gene encoding histone H4 has protein sequence MSGRGKGGKGLGKGGAKRHRKVLRDNIQGITKPAIRRLARRGGVKRISGLIYEETRGVLKVFLENVIRDAVTYTEHAKRKTVTAMDVVYALKRQGRTLYGFGG, from the coding sequence ATGTCTGGTCGTGGCAAAGGCGGAAAAGGCTTGGGTAAAGGAGGCGCCAAGCGTCATCGTAAAGTGCTACGCGATAATATCCAAGGCATTACCAAGCCGGCTATCCGACGCCTGGCTAGGCGTGGCGGAGTAAAGCGAATCTCGGGTTTGATTTACGAGGAGACTCGCGGGGTGCTCAAGGTCTTCCTGGAGAACGTGATCCGAGATGCGGTGACCTACACCGAGCACGCCAAGCGAAAGACTGTCACTGCCATGGATGTGGTTTACGCGCTGAAGCGTCAAGGTCGCACTCTGTATGGCTTTGGCGGTTag